The DNA sequence CAGGCACTTGTATTTTCTTTCACCTTATTGCATGTAGGGAACTTGGTAAATTTATCCTCTTTGGTTGTCTCTGTTCTCTGGCCTCAAGTTATATACTTTATACTTGGCGGTGTTAGAGGTTCTACAGTCTGTTTCGGTAGCTGCAACTTTATTCTTGTGGCGTCTGCGACCCTGAAAGTTTAATGATGTTAAGGTTTTTACTTATTTATTGTGAAACAAACACTGATCTGTTTTTGTACTAGAGTTTTGTCGGTACCTCTGCTGGTAATGGATATTCATCGGACTCAAGCATTCTAACAACTTTGCTCATGGAAGGTCGCGTTTCAGAATCTGGATCAACACACCTCAAAGCAACCAACAAGGCCCGTTTAAGAGCAGTTCTGGGCGGTTTAGTCTCCATTGTCGGGTCAGCCACTTCTTCTGACCGTCTGTTAGCAACCATCGACTTGAGCCAGTCGACCATATTTACCTGCAAGGAGCatgatattaagaaaaaaaatgtacTGCAGTACAAGAACAATTTGATTGAACACAATAAGCATAAATATGTCCAATTATAGACCACCCACTTTTCTTATATACTGAACCAACTTATAATTCGTGCTGAATTCTGAAATATTTATCCTGATCCTTAACCGCATTGTATTGCACATGGCGAGCATgtcaattataaaaaatataaggtAAGGATCAGGAGCCGTGTGCACTAGGCACGAATTTTTTTTGAGGGGGTCATAAATACAGTGCTTAAATATCCTAGTGCTAATCCCACCCATACCTGAAACAGAATCGGACACCGAGTATCTTTTATTATGCAATGAAATTTGTAACCACCTGACCTGAACATTTAACATAAATTAACACTGACAGAACAGACAAGTGGACACACCTCGTCTGCTGGACGGCCATGATCCACTGGGTCTCTTCCGGTAATTGCTTCCAGAAGCACCACCCCGAAACTATAAACATCGCTCTTCTCATTCAGAAGGCCACTATTTGCATATTCTGGTGCTACATATCTGTAATTTTAGGTAAAAAAAGCATCAGAAATAAAGACTGGTAAATTTTGCAAGGGAAAAACAAATGTGATCAAGATGCTTACCCATAGGTACCCATTACTCTGGTTGTAATGTGACTCTCTCCAGCCCCCAACAACTTGGCCAATCCAAAATCAGATATTTTAGCATTGAAGTCATCATCTAGTAGTATATTGCCAGACTTGATGTCTCGATGCACTATTTTGGGTTCGATAGCCTCATGCAAGTACGCAAGCCTTCATCAAGTGCATCAGGTTTGACTAAGAATAAGCTAAAGATGCAGAAATATGTACGCAATgaaataaatttcataaaagCCAAGTACGAACTTACGCCTTAGCAGTGCCAAGAACAACTTTCATGCGAGCTTCCCAAGTAAGATATCCTTGGTGACTCATATCTCCATGAAGCCACTGGTCTAATGTGCCGTTGCTGACAAACTCATAGACCAACATCCTGAATTTAAAGGTAATCAGTTTAAGAGAGGCAATCATAATAGCAAGATCTGATTTTCTCCGGAGGAATTTCCACCAGAGCAGATGCTACTGCATAACAAGAAGTTATCTGTGCTTTCACCCAATGGTATTGTAAAAGAAACTACTTTTTTTTGCAGGAATTATTTACCAGATAACTCTACttaaattgttatatactttattcaaaatatatgaaatcaaGAACATAACAATATTCTATTGATTGGTTTTGTTTTTCATCCACGAAAAATGGGTATTGAATTCTTGCTCATATGCAAATAAATTGAAGTTTTGTGTACCTTTGTGTTCCCTCGATGCAGTAGCCGAGAAGCCTGACCAAATTTTTGTGGCGCACATTTCCAATGGCCTCAACTTCAACCTTGAAATCCTTTTCTGCTTGTCCTCTGCACACAAAATATTGAAAGCTTAAATTAGGTTAATCTATGAGAATGTAACTAAAATAGTGTCATCAGAACTAAGATTGATCTTTTTCATTACTTACTGATTATTGAAGAGTTTTTTGACAGCTACAGAAGATCCATTAGCCAGATGTCCATGATAAACGACTCCATATCCACCCTCGCCAATAACATTATCCGTCGCAAATCTATTTGTTGCTACTTGTAGATCCCTCAATGTAAACCAATGTCCCCAACTAAGTTGAGAAAAGTCAGATAGACCGGATAGAGGAGAAGAATTATTCAACAGACGTGAAGGCGTGTAGGCCTTATTTTTACCACTTGTCCCTTTTTCTCCTGATCCAGAACCATAATCCCCATTCTCTGTAGTAATAAATGAACCAGAACCACTGCTATTATCAGCATTCTTTTTCCGGTCCAAATGCATCAAATACTTATCAGGATCTCTCCCACTGTACTTGTCCATCAAGATCTTCGGATCCCCCTCATACGCATACTGATTACCCGAATTGTGATCCACCCTAATATCTCTAATTTCACTCGACATAACTTTGTTTTGGCTAACCGGAAGCTTTTCACTACCCACCCTTGACTTCCTTCTTGAAATACATATCGGAAGCACCAAGAGAATCACCGGTACCAGCACAAAGATCAGCACTAAACCCCACACCGGAATATGAAAAATTGGAGTCTCTCTAGTCAGATCATTCACAATTCCCATTTCTATCTAAATCAAGACACCTACAAGGTGATCATCAACAATTACTAATAAAGCCACTAACAAACTTctgataacaaaacataaaaaatcaaCAATTTCATCATTTAATGAGTAAATCATGTAAAATTGTTACCAAATTAATCTCCTATCATCAGCAAAAGGCTAAACATTTAAAAAGAGAAAAGTAAAAGCAAGTGTAGCTGCAAAGAAAGAAAAGCACACAATTTTTGATGCTCACACTTCCattacttcaaaaaaaataaactcaCTACAATCATTTAACCATTTAATAACACATgcaaaatacaaaacaaattaaGAGATCATAAGAACACATCATCATTACCTGCAGTGAGCTAAGATGAGATCAAAAAACAAGGTTTCCTACTTAAAGAAGTGACCTTAAGTTGAAAAATCTATGTTGGTCAACCAAGAAATCAATTTGATCATAAAAAGATCAAGTTTTGATGATTTCCCAGGTGGGAAAGCAATCAAGAAGCCATAAAAACTGAGTCTTTGAATAAGGAAATGAGAGAGTTAAATGGCAAGAAAGCCACATGGAATTCTGGAAGGCTTGTGGTAATGGTGGGGATAAATATGGAAGCATGGAGTTATCAGTGGTAGGTATTGCCTTGCCTTAATATTTATAGTACTAGTAGTGAAATACAAGCATGagaattttttaaatagatgaaaaaattatataaatcaaaGGTTGTGATTTTGAGAAATTGACACTTGAAGAAGGTAGCCGTCACTGATCAACAGAAATTTATGGGCTGCAAGACAATTGGTGGCCAAACTTGATATTAAGCCTCAAAGTGTTGGGTTAATCCaaaagatttttatatataataataatatattttttgttttaaaagttaattcattgataattaaattattattggtatttattattatatataatatattactattaaaGGTTTGAGAAAGACTCAGGAACGTAGGCTAGAGACAGCGAAAATGCGTATGTTGCGTTGGATCTTTGGTAACACCATGACAGATCATATACCGAATGATACTTTTCGACGTCTTTTAAGTGTTGAGTCTATCTCTAAGAAGATAAGGGAGATATGTTTACGTTGGTATGGACATGTTCGGCGTAAATGTAACTCAGCACCGGTTAGGAGAGTAGAATACATATCGGTTCGGGGTAAGAGAAAGAGGGGTCGGCCTCGTCGGACATGGgctgatcaattaagtttggacatgggagccttaaatctcacgggtgatatgacact is a window from the Daucus carota subsp. sativus chromosome 8, DH1 v3.0, whole genome shotgun sequence genome containing:
- the LOC108199428 gene encoding probable receptor-like protein kinase At5g18500, which gives rise to MGIVNDLTRETPIFHIPVWGLVLIFVLVPVILLVLPICISRRKSRVGSEKLPVSQNKVMSSEIRDIRVDHNSGNQYAYEGDPKILMDKYSGRDPDKYLMHLDRKKNADNSSGSGSFITTENGDYGSGSGEKGTSGKNKAYTPSRLLNNSSPLSGLSDFSQLSWGHWFTLRDLQVATNRFATDNVIGEGGYGVVYHGHLANGSSVAVKKLFNNQGQAEKDFKVEVEAIGNVRHKNLVRLLGYCIEGTQRMLVYEFVSNGTLDQWLHGDMSHQGYLTWEARMKVVLGTAKALAYLHEAIEPKIVHRDIKSGNILLDDDFNAKISDFGLAKLLGAGESHITTRVMGTYGYVAPEYANSGLLNEKSDVYSFGVVLLEAITGRDPVDHGRPADEVNMVDWLKSMVANRRSEEVADPTMETKPPRTALKRALLVALRCVDPDSETRPSMSKVVRMLESDEYPLPAEGRRRHKNKVAATETDCRTSNTAKYKVYNLRPENRDNQRG